Genomic segment of Gemmatimonadota bacterium:
GAGGGCTCACGGCCACGCAGAGCTTCGAGGTGACCGTGCCGAACCAGGCGCCGGTTGCGGTCGGGACGATCTCGGCGCGGACGGTTCAGGTCGGCGAGTCGGCGGCGTTCGACGTTTCGGCCAGCTTCAGCGATCCGGACGGGGACGCCCTGACGTATACGGCGTCGTCGTCGGACTCGAGCGTGGCGACGGCCGGCGTGACGGATTCGACGCTGACGGTCGACGGGCTCTCGAGGGGCACGGCCACGATCACGGTCACGGCCACCGACGCCGGCGGGTTCACGGCCGAGCAGAGCTTCGACGTGACCGTGCCGAATCGGGCGCCGGCTGCGGTCGGCACGATCTCGGCGCGGACGGTTCAGGTCGGTGAGTCGGCGGCGTTCGACGTTTCGGCCAGCTTCAGCGATCCGGACGGTGACGCGCTGACGTATACGGCGTCGTCGTCGGACTCGAGCGTGGCGACGGCCGGCGTGTCGGGCTCGACGCTGACGGTCGACGGGCTTGCGAGGGGCACGGCCACGATCACGGTCACGGCCACCGATGCCGGGGGGCTCACGGCCGAGCAGAGCTTCGACGTGACCGTGCCGAACCCGAACCGGGCGCCTGCCGCGGTCGGGACGATCTCGGCGCGGACGGTTCAGGTCGGCGATGCGGACACGCTCGATCTTTCGGCCAGCTTCAGCGATCCGGACGGGGACGCGTTGACTTATACGGCGTCGTCGTCGGACTCGAGCGTGGCGACGCCCGCAGTGACGGATTCGACGCTTACGGTCGGCGCGCTCGCGAAGGGCACGGCCACGATCACGGTAACGGCCGCCGATACCGACGGGCTCACGGCCACTCAGAGCTTCGACGTGACCGTGCCGAACCGGGCGCCTGCCGCGGTCGGGACGATCTCGGCGCGGACGGTTCAGGTCGGCGATGCGGACACGCTCGTGGTTTCGGCCAACTTCAGCGATCCGGACGGGGACGCGCTGACGTATACGGCGTCACGCCCGCGGTGACGGATTCGACTCTGACGGTCGGCGCGCTTGCGAAGGGCACGGCCACGATCACGGTCACGGCCGCCGATGCCGGGGGGCTCACGGCCGAGCAGAGCTTCGACGTGACCGTGCCGATCCCGAACCGGGCGCCTGCCGCGGTCGGGACGATCCCGGCGCGGACGGTTCAGGTCGGCGATGCGGCCACGCTCGATCTTTCGGCCAGTTTCAGCGATCCGGACGGGGATACCTTGACGTATACGGCGTCGTCGTCGGATTCGAGCGTGGCGACGCCCGCGGTGACGGATTCGACTCTGACGGTCGGCGCGCACGCGAAGGGCACGGCCACGATCACGGTTACGGCCGCCGATGCCGACGGGCTCACGGCCACTCAGAGCTTCGACGTGACCGTGCCGAACCAGGCGCCTGTCGTGGTGGGGCAGCTCCCGGCGCGGACGGTTCAGGTCGGCGATGCGGACACGCTCGATCTTTCGGCCAGTTTCAGCGATCCGGACGGGGACGCCTTGACGTATACGGCGTCGTCGTCGGATTCGAGCGTGGCGACGGCCGGCGTGACGGATTCGACGCTGACGGTCGACGGGCTCGCGAAGGGCACGGCCACGATCACGGTGACGGCCGCTGATGCCGACGGGTTCACGGCCACTCAGAGCTTCGACGTGACCGTGCCGAACCAGGCGCCCGTCGCGGAGGGGACGATCTCGGCGCGGACGATC
This window contains:
- a CDS encoding Ig-like domain-containing protein, with product MPFRCRRRHRLAGWFTAAFAVVSLSACGEDGPTTPPPNRAPVAVGTISARTIEVGESAAFDVSGSFSDPDGDALTYTASSSDVSVATAGVSGSTLTVGALTASDAGGLTATQSFDVTVPNQAPAAVGTIPARTVQVGDAATLDVSGSFSDPDGDALTYTASSSDVSVATAGVSGSTLTVGALTAADAGGLTATQSFEVTVPNQAPVAVGTISARTVQVGESAAFDVSASFSDPDGDALTYTASSSDSSVATAGVTDSTLTVDGLSRGTATITVTATDAGGFTAEQSFDVTVPNRAPAAVGTISARTVQVGESAAFDVSASFSDPDGDALTYTASSSDSSVATAGVSGSTLTVDGLARGTATITVTATDAGGLTAEQSFDVTVPNPNRAPAAVGTISARTVQVGDADTLDLSASFSDPDGDALTYTASSSDSSVATPAVTDSTLTVGALAKGTATITVTAADTDGLTATQSFDVTVPNRAPAAVGTISARTVQVGDADTLVVSANFSDPDGDALTYTASRPR
- a CDS encoding Ig-like domain-containing protein, which gives rise to MTDSTLTVGALAKGTATITVTAADAGGLTAEQSFDVTVPIPNRAPAAVGTIPARTVQVGDAATLDLSASFSDPDGDTLTYTASSSDSSVATPAVTDSTLTVGAHAKGTATITVTAADADGLTATQSFDVTVPNQAPVVVGQLPARTVQVGDADTLDLSASFSDPDGDALTYTASSSDSSVATAGVTDSTLTVDGLAKGTATITVTAADADGFTATQSFDVTVPNQAPVAEGTISARTIEVGDADTLVVSGSFSDPDGDALTYTGRRDGFDADDRRAREGHGHDHGDGCRCRHHGRSDLPGDRAEPGACRGGDDLGADDRGRRCGGVLRFGQLQRSGR